Within Nanoarchaeota archaeon, the genomic segment GACGGCGAAGACGTTGACTTTGTCGCGCTCGGCTGCCCGCATGCTTCTTTGGAAGAATTGAAGGAAATCGCGAGCATGCTTGACGGGAAAAAAGTAAAGATAGAAACATGGATTGCAACATCGCGCTTTGTGCGCGACATAGCAGAGAAAAAAGGCTACATCGGAAAAATAGAAAAATCAGGCGCGCTCATTGCAACAGATACCTGTATGGCGGTCGCGCCATTAAAAGGGAGATTCAAATGCATGGCAACAAACTCTGCAAAAGCATGCTTTTACGGGCGCGGTTCAAACGGATTCAAAACGCGATTCGGAAGTTTGAAACAGTGCATTGAGGCGGCGGTGAGTGGAACGTGGAGATAAATCATCAATATGTTTTTTTATCGGATTTTTCCAAATCTTCTGCATCAATTAGATTAAACTCTACTTTACTTTGAATCATGATCTCATGAATAATCGACTTTAGATACCCGTTCTTAATCGCAATGTCAAGACAGTCCATCAATTTTGGAATGTTTACAACTTCCTCTATACAATCCATGTACTTTTTCACGATTGCCTTCACAGAATATATTTCTTCTGCGTTTTCTTCCATTTTTTGTAATAATACATCAACTTTACTTTCGGATTTTATTACAAATGTAATCGGATATCTTTCGATCTTATCTATATCCAACAAAAATTTATGCACATCCGTTGTTTCTGTAACTTGAAAGAACCTACCAAGCGGTTTCATAACGAAATCTATTCCACCATCATTAGCGTTAGTTCTTCCAGTTTTATACAAAACTAAATTTTGTTTTTTAAGATTGCTCAAATTAAATCCAAAATATATGATTTGATCGTGATAATAATACTTCAAAATACTGTAACTTGCAATCTCAAAAAGTCTTGCATCAACATTGGGTGCTAATAAACCCTTGATGAAAATAATCGCTTTCCCGTTTTCTGCTCCTTCCAATTGAATAATCTCCTCACATGATTTGATAAAACTTTCAAAGGATGACTGTTTTGCAGCCATGTAATTATCAATGATTTTAATAACGGTTTCAGCAATATTGATCTTTTCTTTCCCACTAGAAACAATAAGGAGCTTTTCATTAAACCAATAACGACGTGTTGTAACATCGCTAATTATCGGAGGATATTTAGCTGCGGGAAAATATTTTTTAAATTCTCCATTTAATCTATTATTGAATGCGTGATTTTGTAACTTTTGACCAAAGGGTAATTCTCTTTGCCGCCTGAATAAATCCGTGAATATTGCCCCTTCATAGTCTTTATAACCTCCATTTTTATGAAAGTCATTTTTAAGGTAGTCCTCTACTAAAACATAAATTACATAAATGTTAGCAAAACTACTCCTTGATTTAGAACCACTATGTGCTGATCGTGTTTTAATATTCAAATACTGAATCAGAAGAGATTTATCGAAGATATCCTCATAGGCCTCCCCAAAATCTTCTTTTAAAATTGCAATAATTTTCTCCGTAAATGAATTAGATTTATTGACCATGAAGCACACCTAATTTTTGTTGTTTTTGGTTATTATTTATAGATTTATTAATATTTTGAAGTCGATTAACACCCGTTTCAAAATAATCTTTGTCTAATTCTATACCAATTGATTTTCTGTTTAATTTCATAGCAACAGCAGATGTGGTGAACGTTCCTGAAAATGGATCTAACACAACATCACCAACGTTACTACTTGCTAAAATGATCCTATTTAATAAAGATTCCGGTTTTTGCGATGGATGTGTTTCATATTCGGACATTTTAAAACGAACTCTTGGAAAATACCACACATTACCCGGAACTTTTTTGCTGTTATAGATTGTCGGTATCGATTTTCTATAATCGATTAATTTTCGTTTTGCGCCGGTTTTTGCCTCCACAAGTATATCTTTAGAATTAAATACATAATCACCCTTACCTTTGACTGCAAAAATAATTGGTTCGTATAATGAACCATAGAACTTCTTTGCTTGAACTCCCGAACTATCATAATGCCAAATAATTCGTGCAAGAATATCCATTTTTTTCCTTAAATATGTGTCAAAATAAGGCATAAATTGAGTTGCACCCATCAAATACATAGAACCATTATCTTTTAGCTTTTGAATACATAAATCAATCCACTCGTAGCACCATGACATATATTTTTCATCGTTTTCCCATTTATCTTTATATCCATTAAAATTTTTCCCGATATTATACGGCGGATCCACAAATATCAAATTAACAGAATTATCTGGTATCGTTCTTAAAATTTTGAGCGCATCACCCCTCATTAAGTTATGACCGTTTAACTCAAAAAAATTTAGAACATTCGTTGTTTGATTCAATACATCATTATGTTTTTCGATTTGTTGGATCGAAATATTTGCAGTATTAAAATTAAACGTTTGTCTATTTTCCTGAAAAGATAAAGAATCATTCATTTTATTCCCCGCCCATCATTATTTTTTATCAGATTATGCGTTATATAACATTATCTTGTTGGACATATATATCTAAGCTCTATGAGTTGCCGATAGACGACTTCACACCTAAAAACTCCTTTGCGCCAAAGTCAAGCTTTTTTAGCATTGAAATTTCAGTAACAACGACGTCATAGTATTTTTTTGCCTCATTTAAACTTAATACGCCAACAATATTTACACTTCCTGAAGTCCAGATAGAAACGCAAATCTTCTTTCCATTCTCCCTTGGAAAGGTAAATGCCAAAATTGGTGAGCAGTCTTCGTTATTCACCACGCAATAATATTTAGATGATTTAACAATCTCGCGAAAATTAATGGGTAATATCGTTTTAGGTAATTTGCCAGTACAAACCATATTTGTAATTCTTAAACTTTCTTGTTTTACCATATAATTCAACTCAAAAAGAGTCAGAAATGCTTCCAAGTGACTCTAATAGACGTTAAAAGCAAACCTAAATATACCGCTCTATTTACCATTAACCCCTCAAATATTTAAGCTCTACCCTTCTGTCAAGCCGAAAAAATTGAGTGAAGCGAAGCAAACCCATTTAGCGCCACGTTAGATGAGCGTCTCAATATAATAAAAAAACCCTATATAAACCTTCTCCCAAATAGGTATTTTTATGGAGCTAAAAGCGCGCATCATATCCCGCGGCACTGCCTCGGGCGAATTATTAATCAGCAAAGACGCGATTTCGTTTTACGGAGGCGTTGATCCAAATACAGGCATTGTTGTTGAAAAGGGACACGCGCTTCTCGGAATTTCAATTGCAGGAAAAGTGCTTTATTTCCCGCGCGGCAAAGGCTCTACAGTTGGCTCTTATACATTATATCGCTTAAAGAAAAACAACAAAGCACCAGTTGCAATAATAAATTCCGAATGCGAGCCCATAGTTGCAGTAGGCGCCATAATTTCTGATATTCCTTTAATTGATAAAGTTGAGATTAAAAAGATAGAATCATACAACGGCAAAACTGTTAAAGTAGATGCAAATAAAGGCGTCTTAATAATATGAAAAAGTGATTCAAATATGAAAATTATCGTAGCAATCACAGGCGCAAGCGGCGCAACAATCGGCGCAAAGATAGTCGAAGCTCTGCACGATAAAAAAATCGAGACGCACGTCATTGTTTCTGAAGGCGCGAAAGTTGTCTTAAAGCACGAAACAAACAATTCTGAAGAAGTTCTGAACAAAATCAAAAAGAACGCATCATTTTTCTACACCGAAAAAGACCTTGCCGCACCCATAGCATCAGGCTCTTTCAAAACCGACGGCATGATTGTCGCGCCGTGCAGCATGAAAACCCTTGCCGCAATTGCGCACGGATATTCTGATAATTTAATAACGCGCGCGGCAGATGTCTGCATAAAGCAGAAAAGGAAATTAGTAATAGTTCCGCGCGAAACCCCGTTCAGCTCGATTCATCTTGAAAATATGCTCAAACTCTCGAATCAGGATGTTTGGATAATTCCTGCAGTATACGGCCTTTTTTTCAAGCCGAAAAATGCCGATGATATAGAATATTATATTGCAGGAAAAGTGCTTGAAGCATTTGACATAGCGCACAATCTTTACAAAAGGTGGCAGGCATGAAAGAAGTAATTTTGCTTAAAATCGGCGGCTCATTAATAACTGACAAAGCGGCGAAAGTTCCGAAAGTAAATCAAAAGAATCTTGCGCGAATCTCCAAAGAAATCTCGCAAGGATTCAATCCCGAAAAGCAAATTCTTGCCATAGTCCACGGAGCAGGCTCATTCGGGCATGTTATTGTCAAAGAAACTGGAATACATAAAGGCATATCAAACAAAGAGCATTTGCTTGCTTTTGCCGAAACCCAGAGGCTACAGAACGAACTAAACTCCGACGTCTGCAAAGAGCTGATAAAAAACAAAATTCCTGCAATGCCGTTTGAGCCGGCATCAACCGCAGTAATGGATGAAGGCAGGCTCATCTCGCTTGATACCGGCGCGCTTGAAGGAATGCTTAAAATCGGGCTTGTGCCTGTGCTTTACGGCGTTCCGGCATATGATATTGCGCAAGGCTGCTCAATTCTATCCGGAGACCAGATAATAACCTATCTTGCAAAAAGGCTGAAAGCTTCAAGAATAATACTTGCAACTGATGTTGACGGAGTATTTGATGCAGACCCGAATAAAAATCCGAAGGCAAAACTGATAAAGGAAATAAGCCGCGCAAATTTCGCAGAAATTGCCCGAAAAATATCCGGCTCAACAAACACGGACGTTACCGGCGGAATGTTTGCAAAAGTCAAAGAAATTTTTGAGATTAACGGGCTAACAGGTGAAATAATAAACGGCAATAAACAAAATAATATAAAGCGCGCACTTCACGGAGAAAAAGGCATTGGCACATTAATAAAAGCGTAACACCCAATAATTCTTATGATAACCGTCCTTCGCCTCAGCCACCGCTGCGCGCGCGATGCGCGCGCAACAACGCACGTCTGCCTTGCAGCCCGCGCACTTGGTGCTGATGAAGCAATAATATCCGGCGAGCATGACGAGCATATTCTAAAATCCGTTTCTTCGCTGTCCTCGCGCTGGGGCGGGAATTTCAAAATCCGCTACGAAGAAAAAGGAAATAAAATAATCAAAAAATTCAAAGGCGTGAAAGTGCATCTTACTATGTACGGCATGCCTGTGCAGGAAAAAATCAGCGAGATAAAAACTGCGGCAAAAGGAAAAAACCTGCTGATAATCGTTGGTGGAGAAAAAGTTCCGGGCGAAATATATCACGCCGCAGACTACAACATTGCAGTAACCAGCCAGCCGCATTCAGAGGTTGCCGCACTTGCAATATTCATGCATGAATTCTTCGAAGGCAAGGAGCTTCTGAAGAAATTTACTCGGGCAAAACTTGCTGTTATGCCGATGGAAAAGGGAAAAAAGGTTCTGGGGAATATGTAATTCTTGGTTCATCTGTTTTGAATTGATTCTCACTTCTCTCGGCTCAAACTCGAAATAATGCAAGTTGTCGAACTGCGCGCATCGGAAAGTATCAAGCTTTATTCCGGTCCTGAAGGATAAGCCGGACGCATAAAAGAACAATTGGCTTGCGACTTTCTGCTCATCTTCTTTTTCCGCTTCGGGCTTGAAATCAAGGAGGTAAATCAATCCGTTTCTTACTTGCAGAAGATCTATGTGCCCGCAGATCCCTGCATTACGATTCTTTTCCCAGAACCAGACAAGGACTTCGCATGCGACTGTTGAGGAATCGTTTATCAGCATAAAGTTTTCGACAAACTTGTGGCGCTCTGCGTTTCTTTCAGATGCTTTCAAAGCGAAAACGCCAATTTGCAGGCAAGGTTATGTGTTCTCTGAGTTTTAATTTGAATGCTTGATGATGCTTCGGAGCACCTGTTTTTTATTGTGCTGAAATAATCCGGGCATCCACTCTCGAAGCTTTTGAAACCAAAGCGATTTGTGGATCCATTCACTCCGCTTACGCTCCGTTCTTGGCTTTTTTATCTGCTTCGCATCCAAAAAATGGTTCGAAATCATGTCTAGGGGGGGTCGGTTTTTCAAAAATTGCAAGCATTTATATATGCGTTCACAGACAATAAAAAAGCATAGGGAATAAAACAATCGTACTGGCAGTTATCAGGCTATGAACTGATGCTTTTGTTTGATACTGTAGCATTTGCATAGTTGGGTACAGTAAATATAACGAGATATTATTTGAGGGATTGTTTTGGTTTCTAAGGCGTATTCTGGAAAAAAGCTGTGGATTTTAGCGCTTATTGCCTTCCTTATTGTATCAGCAACTGCTTCTGCATTTTCTTTTTCGGATTTGTTTTCTCTTTTTGGTATTGGAGCAATGGCGGATGCGCCGATTCATCATACAGTGTATCTTGTTTCTCCGTTGAACAATTCGTATACGAACCAGAACAACGACACTTTGCAGTTCGTGTATAATCACACGGGCTCTTTGACAGGCGTTGTAAACTGCACTCTGCTTCTTGACGATGTTGAAGTAAATTACACTGCCGCTGTTGCGGCAGATACGAACACCGCCGTCCTTTCGAACCAGACGATTTCTGAAGGCGCGCATAACTGGTGGGTGAACTGCACGAACGGGACTGCGAGTGAATCGAGTTTGGATGTTGGGTGGAATTTTACGTTTACGAAATCGCCCATGTGTTCCAATGGCACATACTATTGGAATACGACCGGAGGATACAACATAACTGCTCAAATGGAATGCATAAACGCAACAATCTATTATTCTGTTGACGTGTATGTAAAAAATGGCGCCAATTGGACGTGCAATAACTGCACCCTCATATCGAACCAGACCGCATCATTTGAAGATGAAATACATTGGACGTCAGGATCTTACACCCATTACAACAAAACAGTATTTACATATACGGGTTCTTTTGGCAGCAAACAACACGTTTCTGAAGCAGGCAGCAGGATAATTTTTCACAACTCTGTTTCACCTGCAACAGATAGTTTTTATTATATGGACGGTGATATTGATGTAGTGAACTCCACATTCAAGTACACTTTTCAATATCAAGGAGGGCTTGGCAAAACGCTGACGATAAGCAACTCAAACATGACTATTTTTGGAGACTGGTATTCTAAGGGTACGATAAATATGACCGCTCCAGCATCAAACCTCAACTGGGTGGTTTTGCGCGGCGATAACAGCAGTATTTATGGTTACGCAAATATCACGGATACTGGAGGCGCTTGGATTGCAACTGCCACTACAACAAGGCATTATCCAATTTGCATATACAATGACACACTTAACAGCACAAACGTGGGCTCTGGAAAATATGTTGCCATATACTACAACGGAACGAAACTATCAAATTCAACAACTGATTCAAATGGGTGTATTGAGGTATCACGTGAGTTTGCCCAATCGACATACAACAAAACCCACAGCATTATTGCCTGCGGATCCGAAAGACAAGCAAACCTGAATTTCTTCACAAACACTATGCAAAAAGATAATTCCGGCTCTGTCAAAGGTATTATTTACAGCAATATAACTGATTGCGGCATAAACCATGCGCCTTTCATAGACAACGCATCCGTTTCACCGGCAAACGGCACAGCAAATATTGAAAGCACTAATATCACTCTGAGTGCCAGCTTCGGCGACTGGGATGGAAATATGATGAATATTACATTTTATGATGCAGATACCAATTTTGTGATCTGTGAAAAGACGGAAATTGCGGATGGAGGCAACACATCTTGTGTATGGGCAGTAAATTATTCAACCTCATATCGCTGGCGCATAAATGTGTCTGATGGAACAAATATAACCCAAAGCGACATATATAATTTCTCAACAAGCGAATATCCGACATATGTCTCTTTCGATGTCAAGGGATATTGGGTTAGTGCCGGAAAGATTGAGATTTACCTGAATGACACATTGAAGTCGACAATCAACCCGACAGATTTTACCAACGACAACTACCGCGCCCCAACCAATTTGCCTGAGAACGTTAGCAAATCTCTTGGCGTAGTAAACACAAGCAATAATTATGTTGTAAAAATAAGGGTCATCAATACGAATGCAGGAACCGCATTATGGGTGAGGCTCACAAACATACACGTAAAAAAGAATGGGGAATATCTGCGGTCTGCCAATTGGACAATTACCAAAACCAATGAATCATTTATTGCAAAGAACGTATATGGACGCCAACAGACACTAACAGTAGTCAAGAATGTTTACGACAGCATACCAACAAACAACTATGTTGAATATTCATCACAAATTCTTGCGCAGTATCCCGAACTAAGCATAACGCCTTCGGGCATTATTTTCGGCCCCGAGAATCCCCAAAACAAATCCAGTACGATTAACATAAGCGCAACTGTCTTTAATATCGGCTCTGCAAATGCCAGCAATGTATCCTTGGACTTATATGTGGATGGCATAAAAATGAACAGTTCACAAGATTTTAGTTTGGCAAAAGGAAAAAATAAAACGGTTATACTCTATGAGAATTATGCGTATTTAGACGGCGCGAAAAAAATCGATGTCCGGATAAACAGCACGAATGACTCAATACCCGATAACAACAATGCTGTAAGGTACATAACACCGAACCACCCGTACATGGTTGTCAATAATTTTACTGAATCGCCGCTATATGTTTATCAATCAATTTCGCCATATTCTGGATTGAAAACCGCCCTTAAATCAACATGCGATTTGCAGTTAAACGTAAATTTAACCAATAATACACTCAAAGCCAGATACGCTACGTATTTTACTGCATGTGCGGATCTCTACACTAATCAAACATACCGGGATAAAGCTAAGGAAATATTATTGACTGCAAACGATGAGTTTTCAAATGTTGGCTGGAGCTGCGGCGGAGTAATGGACTACTATTATAATGTGGAATATCTCCAGGAGTATTTTCTGGCTTTTGACATGCTCAGAGGGTATCTAAATTCTACAGAATACGAACTTATCGAAGATCGTTTGGTTGAACAAGCACTAGATATTAAAGAATTCCGGGACAACTACTTTGTAGGCGCCGGAGGTTACGAAGGCATTCCAAGAACACGTGGCAACTGCACCATTGTTGGGGACACCAACAATGCAGGATACCTTGCAAACGGAGTCTCCATGACTGCATCTATAGGTCTTATGGGATATACCGGAACAAAAATAGATGAATTGGATCCATATAATTTTGCCCGAGATAGCTTCAGAAACGAGTTTGTCGAAGATATGAATGGAGATTCACAACCTCAGGCACGCATCAATTCCGAAGCCGGAGGTTTTCAATATCAGGGCGGTTACAGACTTCAGACAATAGCTTATCTTGCAAACGGTCTGGCAGTATATGGCAAGTTTTTCGGACCAGCAGAGTTTCAGGGAAATGCCTTGGCTAAAGGTGTCCTGCTGCAGCCAGTATATCATATTACACCAATATGGACTGAACCGGCAGGAAAGGGAGAATCTTCGGGGCACGCAACATATGGAGAAATGTGGTTGCTTACAGACCTTTTCTCAGGACTGGAGAGAAAAAATGTGGCATGGTATGCTGCTGAAGTACTAAACAAAACACCAACTCTTGCAAGAGCTGAAATCACCCAGTCCACACACTTTACGAAAGGGCTTTTCTGGAACTATTCAGAAAGTTATACTCTTCCGTTATGGAACGGTTCTTACACCTATGTTGAAGAAAACAATCTCAATCCAATCGTAATTTTTAGAAGCGGTCCGGGACATTATGATAAATGGATGAAAGTTTACGGCATAAACGAATCAAGCGCCGCGAATGCAGAGACAACAAGAACGTATCAGGGGGCGTACACCATCTGGAGCGACAGGGCATACCTTGTTGTCGAACGGGCAGACGAACGCGGATGGGTAAACACCACTGCAGAAAACGAACAGGAAGGCGGGATGGGATTTTCATCATTCATATTCAATAACACATTAGTACCCTCTCGACATGAGACGTATTCGCCATTGACAAACCCCGCTGAATTAGTCAGACACTACACTTCAAGCCAGATAGATTATTCAAAGCACAGAATAACTTTGAGCAAATTCAGGGATCTATCCACAGATACTGAATCAATAAAACCCGCAATAAATTGGAACCGGACAGTGCTATTTCCGAAGGATTATTTTATTGTATTGGATAGCTTAGCATCCACATCACCATATGATTTTGATATGACTATACATTATGGTGGAACAGAAGCAGACACTTCCGAGGTAACGAACACAGATGACCCTGCAGACAGAAACCTTCCTGTTAAAGGCGAACTAAATATTGGAAATGAAAGTGTTTCATGGTACGGCGGATGGAATCAGACAAACGAGACAGTTACAATAGAAACGAACACCATCAATTGGACAACCGAGAGCGTAAAACGTGTTTACATAAATCCGTTATGGGGCACAAATGATAATGTTAGTATCCGGACATATATTGCGCCATCCACCAATATTACTAACGACAGAACAGGGCACCAGACAGGAGAGCTCTCAAATAATTCCCGAGATCATATGTGGCACCCCTACATAAAATCCCGGCAAGTTGGGAACAATGTAAAGTACATCACGATCCACGACACATTTAACACCACTCTTGGAAGTATAAAAAACGTAACAACCGTATCGGTTTCCGGAGGTTCTGGCAATGATTATGCAGTCAAGGTTGTAAATTCTACATTCATAGACAGAATAACAAATACTGATGGCGAATACATAACATTTGATTCTTCATACGGCTCAAATGCGGAGCAATCTTACAGCAGAGGATACGCAAACGGCACACTTCAAAGCATATTCATGATATCTGGATCCAATTACACATTCAACGGCATAACTTACTTGGATGCAACCAAACGCTTAACATATCTTCATGCAAACGTAACCTCGGGCAACT encodes:
- a CDS encoding restriction endonuclease, with the protein product MVNKSNSFTEKIIAILKEDFGEAYEDIFDKSLLIQYLNIKTRSAHSGSKSRSSFANIYVIYVLVEDYLKNDFHKNGGYKDYEGAIFTDLFRRQRELPFGQKLQNHAFNNRLNGEFKKYFPAAKYPPIISDVTTRRYWFNEKLLIVSSGKEKINIAETVIKIIDNYMAAKQSSFESFIKSCEEIIQLEGAENGKAIIFIKGLLAPNVDARLFEIASYSILKYYYHDQIIYFGFNLSNLKKQNLVLYKTGRTNANDGGIDFVMKPLGRFFQVTETTDVHKFLLDIDKIERYPITFVIKSESKVDVLLQKMEENAEEIYSVKAIVKKYMDCIEEVVNIPKLMDCLDIAIKNGYLKSIIHEIMIQSKVEFNLIDAEDLEKSDKKTY
- the yhdJ gene encoding adenine-specific DNA-methyltransferase, yielding MNDSLSFQENRQTFNFNTANISIQQIEKHNDVLNQTTNVLNFFELNGHNLMRGDALKILRTIPDNSVNLIFVDPPYNIGKNFNGYKDKWENDEKYMSWCYEWIDLCIQKLKDNGSMYLMGATQFMPYFDTYLRKKMDILARIIWHYDSSGVQAKKFYGSLYEPIIFAVKGKGDYVFNSKDILVEAKTGAKRKLIDYRKSIPTIYNSKKVPGNVWYFPRVRFKMSEYETHPSQKPESLLNRIILASSNVGDVVLDPFSGTFTTSAVAMKLNRKSIGIELDKDYFETGVNRLQNINKSINNNQKQQKLGVLHGQ
- a CDS encoding DUF126 domain-containing protein; the encoded protein is MELKARIISRGTASGELLISKDAISFYGGVDPNTGIVVEKGHALLGISIAGKVLYFPRGKGSTVGSYTLYRLKKNNKAPVAIINSECEPIVAVGAIISDIPLIDKVEIKKIESYNGKTVKVDANKGVLII
- a CDS encoding UbiX family flavin prenyltransferase; the encoded protein is MKIIVAITGASGATIGAKIVEALHDKKIETHVIVSEGAKVVLKHETNNSEEVLNKIKKNASFFYTEKDLAAPIASGSFKTDGMIVAPCSMKTLAAIAHGYSDNLITRAADVCIKQKRKLVIVPRETPFSSIHLENMLKLSNQDVWIIPAVYGLFFKPKNADDIEYYIAGKVLEAFDIAHNLYKRWQA
- a CDS encoding isopentenyl phosphate kinase family protein; this translates as MKEVILLKIGGSLITDKAAKVPKVNQKNLARISKEISQGFNPEKQILAIVHGAGSFGHVIVKETGIHKGISNKEHLLAFAETQRLQNELNSDVCKELIKNKIPAMPFEPASTAVMDEGRLISLDTGALEGMLKIGLVPVLYGVPAYDIAQGCSILSGDQIITYLAKRLKASRIILATDVDGVFDADPNKNPKAKLIKEISRANFAEIARKISGSTNTDVTGGMFAKVKEIFEINGLTGEIINGNKQNNIKRALHGEKGIGTLIKA
- a CDS encoding tRNA (cytidine(56)-2'-O)-methyltransferase, which gives rise to MITVLRLSHRCARDARATTHVCLAARALGADEAIISGEHDEHILKSVSSLSSRWGGNFKIRYEEKGNKIIKKFKGVKVHLTMYGMPVQEKISEIKTAAKGKNLLIIVGGEKVPGEIYHAADYNIAVTSQPHSEVAALAIFMHEFFEGKELLKKFTRAKLAVMPMEKGKKVLGNM